Proteins encoded by one window of Marixanthomonas sp. SCSIO 43207:
- a CDS encoding anhydro-N-acetylmuramic acid kinase yields the protein MEKTEYHVVGVMSGTSLDGVDLTECFFTVSKDNTWSFSIGVSETIPYPTTWKQTLREAVHYSEEKLTELNANYTNYLSQILTSFISRNELKDLDAVCSHGHTILHKPDMEITLQIGNLPELASLIKQRVICDFRVQDVALGGQGAPLVPIGDRLLFSEFDYCLNLGGFANCSFEKDTNRIAYDICPVNIVLNLYAEKLGKPFDEDGKMAASAEVDEVLLARLNQLHFYNESPPKSLGLEWVKAYVFPLLESSEQSPSVILRTFTEHIAIQLTRQFSEGKKILITGGGAYNSFLIKRLQSLKKLEVEIPSNQLVEYKEALIFGLLGVLRLRDEINCLSSVTGASKNHVSGYVFGC from the coding sequence ATGGAAAAAACCGAATATCACGTTGTAGGTGTAATGAGCGGTACATCACTAGATGGTGTTGATTTGACAGAGTGTTTCTTTACGGTTTCAAAAGATAATACGTGGAGTTTTTCAATAGGTGTTTCAGAGACAATACCTTATCCCACAACTTGGAAGCAAACACTTCGAGAAGCGGTGCATTATTCTGAAGAAAAACTAACCGAACTGAATGCTAATTATACAAATTATCTTTCTCAAATACTTACTTCGTTTATTTCAAGAAATGAATTAAAAGATCTAGACGCAGTTTGCAGTCACGGCCATACTATTTTGCACAAACCAGATATGGAAATTACTCTTCAAATAGGAAATTTACCAGAACTTGCAAGTTTGATTAAACAACGTGTAATCTGTGATTTCAGAGTACAAGACGTGGCATTGGGTGGTCAAGGAGCACCATTGGTTCCTATAGGTGATCGTTTGTTGTTTTCAGAATTTGATTATTGTTTAAATTTAGGAGGGTTTGCCAATTGCTCTTTTGAAAAGGATACAAATCGTATTGCTTATGATATTTGTCCTGTAAATATTGTTCTCAATCTGTATGCAGAAAAATTGGGGAAACCTTTTGACGAAGATGGAAAAATGGCAGCTTCTGCAGAGGTTGATGAAGTGTTGCTTGCTAGGTTAAACCAGCTGCATTTTTATAATGAATCACCACCAAAATCTTTAGGATTAGAATGGGTTAAAGCCTATGTTTTTCCGCTTTTGGAATCATCAGAGCAGTCACCAAGCGTTATTTTGCGCACTTTTACAGAGCATATTGCAATACAATTAACACGTCAATTTTCCGAAGGAAAAAAAATATTAATCACGGGTGGTGGAGCTTACAATTCTTTTTTAATTAAACGGTTGCAATCATTAAAAAAACTGGAGGTTGAAATACCTTCAAATCAACTGGTAGAATACAAAGAAGCCTTGATATTTGGGTTGTTGGGGGTTTTGCGTTTGCGTGATGAAATAAATTGCCTCTCAAGTGTTACAGGGGCATCAAAAAACCATGTTTCGGGCTATGTGTTTGGTTGCTAA
- a CDS encoding putative porin, whose amino-acid sequence MKNPFLLLFFLLLTTNLIAQEATKVDEKPEKPPIDLYKIVSADRDTTYVDTSLSVKKLYKFNYLRRDQFELLPFSNVGQTYNSLAYDFDQLNLKPLFVAQSHHFNYMDSEDISYYNVPTPLTELYFKTAFEQGQQLDAFFTVNTNERFNFSVAYKGVRSLGIYQNILTSTGNFRFTTNYTNKNKRYKVRAHVVAQDILNEENGGLPANSIDLFVNDDPEFNDRGRIDVNFEDAENLLKGLRFYADHEYELIRQRDSTSYNVLAVGNRFSYEEKSFLYTQDAPFENYGDAYETTNLRTRTNLEDFNVQAYARLENSLLGTISAFAGYTDYNYGYNSVLILDEGRINNRLQGNLIQFGAGYKKQYRGFQLSGKGAINISGDYDANYLQGAASFSFNDDTKVEASATLHSVAPNFGFQLYQSDYVNYNWQNNFENVKTQELAFELQSEKLLNASVSYTGIDDYTYYTIQQNDSTPTPQQYGERVDYLKVKAQREFKYGKFALDNTLLFQQAVGGDEVFNVPQLVTRNTLYFQDELFKKALFLQTGVTFKYFTKYNMNGYDPVLAEFYVQNDQELGGFPLLDVFISGKIKQTRIFFKWEHFNQLFKSTNDQFSAPGYPYRDAVIRFGLVWNFFL is encoded by the coding sequence ATGAAAAACCCGTTTTTATTACTTTTTTTCCTGCTGTTAACAACAAATTTGATTGCCCAAGAAGCAACAAAAGTTGATGAGAAACCTGAAAAACCTCCCATAGATTTATATAAAATCGTTTCAGCAGATAGAGATACTACTTATGTAGATACTTCTTTGAGTGTAAAAAAACTTTACAAGTTTAACTATTTGCGAAGGGATCAATTTGAGTTGTTGCCTTTTTCAAATGTAGGACAAACCTATAATTCGCTAGCATACGATTTTGATCAATTAAATTTAAAACCTCTTTTTGTAGCGCAGTCACACCATTTTAATTATATGGATAGTGAAGACATTAGTTATTACAATGTTCCTACACCTTTAACTGAATTATACTTCAAAACAGCTTTTGAACAAGGACAACAACTTGATGCTTTTTTTACTGTAAATACAAACGAGCGATTTAACTTTTCAGTGGCTTATAAAGGCGTTCGTTCGTTAGGTATTTATCAAAATATTCTCACTAGTACAGGTAATTTTCGTTTTACAACCAATTATACCAACAAAAACAAACGTTACAAAGTGCGCGCCCATGTGGTGGCACAAGATATCTTAAATGAAGAAAATGGTGGTTTGCCTGCAAACTCAATAGATTTATTTGTAAATGACGATCCAGAATTTAATGATAGAGGTAGAATAGATGTAAATTTTGAAGATGCAGAAAACTTATTAAAAGGGTTGCGTTTTTATGCTGATCATGAATATGAATTAATACGCCAGCGTGACAGTACCAGCTATAATGTATTGGCTGTTGGAAACCGTTTTAGCTATGAAGAAAAGTCTTTTCTGTATACACAAGATGCTCCTTTTGAAAACTACGGAGACGCATATGAAACAACCAACCTGAGAACCAGAACCAATCTAGAAGATTTTAATGTGCAAGCTTACGCTAGGCTTGAAAACAGTCTGTTAGGTACCATAAGCGCTTTTGCCGGTTATACCGATTATAATTACGGATACAATTCTGTCTTAATTTTGGATGAAGGAAGAATTAACAACCGGTTACAAGGAAATTTAATACAGTTTGGTGCCGGTTATAAAAAACAATATCGTGGTTTTCAACTTTCCGGAAAAGGGGCTATTAACATCTCGGGTGATTATGATGCTAATTATTTACAAGGAGCAGCGTCATTTTCCTTTAACGATGATACAAAAGTAGAAGCATCTGCTACATTACATTCGGTAGCGCCCAATTTTGGTTTTCAATTGTATCAAAGTGATTATGTAAATTACAATTGGCAAAATAATTTTGAAAATGTAAAAACACAAGAATTAGCTTTTGAGTTACAATCAGAAAAGTTATTAAATGCGTCGGTAAGTTACACGGGTATAGATGATTATACTTATTATACAATTCAGCAAAATGATTCTACGCCTACACCGCAACAATATGGTGAGCGTGTAGATTATCTAAAGGTGAAGGCGCAGCGTGAATTTAAGTATGGAAAATTTGCACTAGATAATACTTTATTGTTTCAACAAGCAGTAGGAGGAGATGAAGTGTTTAATGTGCCACAATTAGTGACTAGAAATACACTTTATTTTCAAGACGAATTATTTAAAAAAGCATTATTTCTACAAACAGGAGTTACATTTAAATATTTTACAAAGTATAATATGAATGGATATGATCCTGTTTTGGCCGAATTTTATGTGCAGAATGATCAAGAACTAGGAGGTTTTCCGTTACTCGATGTTTTTATAAGCGGAAAAATAAAACAGACACGTATTTTCTTTAAATGGGAACACTTTAATCAACTGTTTAAAAGTACCAACGATCAATTTTCAGCTCCGGGATATCCATATCGAGATGCTGTGATACGTTTTGGTCTCGTGTGGAATTTCTTCTTATAA
- the lysS gene encoding lysine--tRNA ligase encodes MQLSEQEQVRRQKREQLQKMGINPYPADLFEITDSTKNIKEDFSEGKKVTIAGRLMSRRIQGKASFAELQDSEGRIQVYFNRDEICTGEDKSLYNDVYKKLLDIGDFIGIEGELFTTNVGEKTVMVKNFTLLSKALRPLPLPKVDSDGNKYDAFNDPEQRYRQRYADLAVNPHVKEVFIKRTKLFNAMRTFFNERNYFEVETPILQPIPGGAAARPFVTHHNSLDIPLYMRIANELYLKRLIVGGFDGVYEFSKNFRNEGMDRTHNPEFTAMEIYVAYKDYNWMMDFCEQLLEFCATQVNGTTEATFGKHKIDFKAPYPRVTMAQAIEKYTGFDITGKTEAEIRKAAEDLGVEVDDTMGKGKLIDEIFGEKCEPNFIQPTFITDYPKEMSPLCKEHRDNPELTERFELMVCGKEIANAYSELNDPIDQRERFEAQLKLADRGDDEATQFIDFDFLRALEYGMPPTSGMGIGMDRLIMFLTNNPSIQEVLFFPQMKPEKKITVALNDSEKIVFELLKKANKIDLNELKEQSGLSNKKWDKSIKALTKHKLAKVNKTDDGLFVELV; translated from the coding sequence ATGCAACTTTCAGAACAGGAACAGGTAAGACGCCAAAAGCGCGAACAACTTCAAAAAATGGGTATTAACCCGTACCCGGCAGATTTATTTGAGATTACAGATAGTACCAAAAACATTAAAGAGGATTTTTCTGAAGGTAAAAAAGTTACTATCGCAGGTAGATTAATGTCTCGTCGTATTCAAGGTAAAGCCTCATTTGCTGAACTACAAGACAGTGAAGGGCGCATACAAGTGTATTTTAACCGTGACGAAATTTGTACAGGAGAAGACAAATCTTTGTACAATGATGTATATAAAAAACTTCTAGATATAGGTGATTTTATCGGTATTGAAGGTGAATTATTTACCACAAACGTAGGTGAAAAAACCGTTATGGTGAAAAACTTTACGTTGCTATCAAAAGCGCTACGCCCTTTACCATTACCAAAAGTAGATAGTGACGGGAACAAATATGACGCATTCAATGATCCCGAGCAGCGTTATCGTCAACGATATGCAGACCTAGCCGTAAACCCACACGTTAAAGAGGTTTTTATAAAACGTACCAAGCTATTTAACGCAATGCGTACCTTTTTTAATGAGCGTAATTATTTTGAAGTAGAAACTCCAATTCTACAGCCTATACCCGGCGGTGCTGCAGCAAGACCCTTTGTAACGCATCACAACTCACTTGACATTCCACTATATATGCGAATTGCCAATGAGCTTTATTTAAAAAGATTGATAGTAGGTGGTTTTGATGGAGTTTATGAGTTTTCTAAAAACTTCAGAAATGAAGGAATGGATCGCACTCACAATCCAGAGTTTACCGCTATGGAAATCTATGTAGCCTATAAAGACTACAACTGGATGATGGATTTTTGCGAACAGCTTTTAGAGTTTTGTGCTACCCAAGTAAATGGAACCACCGAAGCCACGTTTGGAAAACATAAAATTGACTTTAAAGCACCTTATCCAAGAGTAACAATGGCTCAAGCCATCGAAAAATATACCGGTTTTGATATTACCGGAAAAACAGAAGCAGAAATTAGAAAAGCTGCCGAAGACTTAGGTGTTGAAGTTGATGATACTATGGGTAAAGGAAAGTTGATTGATGAAATATTTGGAGAAAAATGTGAACCAAATTTCATACAACCTACCTTTATCACAGATTACCCAAAAGAAATGAGCCCTTTATGTAAAGAGCATCGAGACAACCCAGAACTTACAGAACGTTTTGAGCTAATGGTCTGCGGAAAAGAAATCGCTAATGCGTATAGCGAACTCAATGACCCAATCGATCAACGAGAACGTTTTGAAGCACAATTAAAACTAGCAGATCGTGGTGATGATGAAGCTACTCAATTTATAGATTTTGATTTTTTAAGAGCTTTAGAATACGGTATGCCTCCTACCAGCGGAATGGGCATCGGAATGGATCGTTTAATCATGTTTTTAACCAATAATCCATCTATTCAAGAAGTGCTTTTCTTCCCACAAATGAAACCAGAAAAGAAAATAACCGTAGCGCTTAATGATTCTGAAAAAATTGTTTTTGAATTACTAAAGAAAGCAAACAAAATCGATCTTAACGAACTAAAAGAACAAAGTGGATTGAGCAATAAAAAATGGGACAAAAGCATTAAAGCCCTAACCAAACATAAATTGGCTAAGGTCAACAAAACAGATGACGGCCTCTTCGTAGAACTGGTTTAG
- a CDS encoding acyl-CoA dehydrogenase, protein MDFSLSEEHIMIRDAARDFANNELKPGVIERDNKQEFPTEQVKKMGELGFLGMMVDPKYGGGGMDTVSYVLAMEELSKIDASCSVIVSVNNSLVCWGLETYGTEEQKQKYLTKLATGESIGAFCLSEPEAGSDATSQRTTAIDKGDHYILNGTKNWITNGGSADYYLVIAQTDKEKGHKGINAFIVEKSWDGFEVGPKEDKLGIRGSDTHTLNFNDVKVPKENRIGEDGFGFKFAMKTLSGGRIGIAAQALGIASGAYELAREYSKIRKAFGTEIANHQAIAFKLADMYTEIAAARHLVMKSAWDKDQGNNYDMSGAMAKLYASKVAMDTTVEAVQIHGGNGFVKEYHVERLMRDAKITQIYEGTSEIQKIVISRGLLRD, encoded by the coding sequence ATGGATTTCAGTCTTTCCGAAGAACACATCATGATTCGTGACGCAGCACGAGATTTTGCTAACAATGAATTAAAACCAGGTGTTATTGAGCGCGATAACAAACAAGAATTCCCAACTGAGCAGGTTAAAAAAATGGGCGAATTGGGCTTTCTTGGTATGATGGTAGACCCTAAGTACGGCGGTGGCGGTATGGATACAGTAAGCTATGTGCTAGCCATGGAAGAGCTTAGTAAAATAGACGCGTCATGCTCTGTAATTGTTTCAGTAAACAACTCCTTAGTTTGCTGGGGACTTGAAACCTACGGAACTGAAGAACAAAAACAAAAATATTTAACCAAACTTGCAACCGGAGAATCTATTGGAGCATTTTGTTTAAGCGAGCCAGAAGCAGGTAGTGATGCAACATCACAGAGAACAACTGCCATTGATAAAGGCGATCACTATATTTTAAACGGAACAAAAAACTGGATTACCAACGGTGGAAGTGCAGATTACTATTTGGTAATTGCGCAAACAGATAAAGAAAAAGGTCACAAAGGTATTAACGCTTTTATAGTTGAAAAAAGTTGGGATGGATTTGAAGTAGGCCCTAAAGAAGATAAACTAGGAATTCGCGGAAGTGACACTCACACCTTAAACTTTAACGACGTAAAAGTACCTAAAGAAAACCGAATTGGCGAAGATGGATTTGGTTTTAAGTTTGCAATGAAAACCCTAAGTGGTGGCCGTATTGGTATTGCAGCACAAGCATTGGGGATTGCCTCGGGAGCGTATGAATTGGCTCGTGAATATTCAAAAATAAGAAAAGCGTTTGGTACTGAAATCGCAAACCATCAAGCTATAGCTTTCAAACTAGCAGATATGTATACCGAAATTGCTGCTGCACGCCATCTAGTAATGAAATCTGCTTGGGACAAAGACCAAGGTAATAATTATGACATGAGTGGCGCTATGGCAAAACTATACGCTAGTAAAGTTGCAATGGACACAACAGTTGAAGCCGTACAAATTCACGGTGGAAACGGATTTGTAAAAGAATATCATGTAGAGCGATTGATGCGTGATGCAAAAATCACTCAAATCTATGAAGGAACTAGCGAAATTCAGAAAATTGTAATCTCTAGAGGGTTATTGAGAGATTAA
- a CDS encoding reprolysin-like metallopeptidase has translation MKKITCKQVAFLLFTIFSVGMQAQSNSSLWTPITADDVALQAKGTRNFMPSEFNLFNLNTENFESILANAPSRKSTTTSNVIIELPGVNGKLEKFKVFEASILNEELQQKFPGIDSYIGQGIDDPSAMARFSVSQVGVHVMILSAKHSTIYVDPYTKDKSSYITYSRASLPADTNNFVCHVEDTLPQDLPDMDDEPVRNADDGTLRTFRLALACTGEYSQYHLNEQGVDPGEPDSVKKAAVLSAMNVAMTRVNGIYERDLAVTMEIIADNEDLIFLDGGTDPYTNNDGGAMLSQNQNTCDNIIGSAGYDIGHVFSTGGGGIAQLNSPCTSGGKARGVTGLPQPIGDGFYVDYVSHEMGHQYGGNHTQNNNCQRSPASVEPGSASTIMGYAGICPPNVQNVSDDYFHAISIQEMWNNITNGNSTCGAESATGNDAPTADAGPNYTLPKSTPFILRGEGSDPNSGDVLSYNWEQFDAQVAAMPPQSTSTGGPAFRSLDPVATPDRYMPALSTVLNGSTQSTWEVVPSVGRILRFRLTVRDNVAGGSASASDNTLLTVDGDSGPFVVTSQSETPGWKQGTQQTITWDVAGTDASPVDSPNVDILLSLDGINYDIVLAAATPNDGSQVITVPDVDNTSTARVMVAGTDHLFYALNAEDITIDENLSVDEVALENFSVWPNPTTGIVNLEFITNGSSKVSVAIYDIRGRKVASQEFNNQGGTFKESFNYSSLNSGMYFMTVENGGRKVTTKLLKN, from the coding sequence ATGAAAAAAATTACATGTAAACAAGTTGCATTTCTATTATTCACTATTTTTAGTGTAGGAATGCAAGCTCAAAGCAATTCGTCTTTGTGGACTCCTATCACCGCAGATGATGTAGCTTTACAAGCAAAAGGAACAAGGAATTTTATGCCTTCTGAATTTAACCTTTTCAATTTAAACACTGAAAATTTTGAATCTATTTTGGCTAATGCTCCTTCGAGAAAAAGCACTACAACTTCAAACGTAATTATTGAGCTTCCTGGAGTGAATGGAAAGCTTGAAAAGTTTAAAGTTTTTGAAGCGTCAATACTTAATGAAGAATTACAACAAAAGTTTCCGGGGATTGACTCATATATAGGTCAAGGTATTGATGATCCTTCGGCTATGGCACGTTTTAGTGTATCACAAGTAGGTGTGCACGTGATGATTTTATCTGCTAAGCACTCAACTATATATGTTGATCCTTACACAAAAGACAAGTCTAGTTACATCACATATTCTAGAGCAAGTCTTCCTGCAGATACAAACAATTTTGTTTGTCACGTAGAGGACACCTTACCACAAGACCTTCCAGATATGGATGATGAGCCTGTAAGAAATGCAGATGACGGTACTTTACGTACATTTAGACTTGCATTAGCTTGTACTGGTGAATATTCACAATATCATTTAAACGAACAAGGTGTTGATCCAGGAGAGCCTGACAGCGTAAAAAAAGCAGCTGTTTTAAGCGCTATGAATGTTGCAATGACTCGTGTAAATGGTATTTATGAAAGAGACTTAGCTGTAACTATGGAAATTATTGCAGATAACGAAGATCTTATCTTTTTAGATGGCGGAACAGACCCTTATACAAACAATGATGGTGGAGCTATGTTGAGTCAAAACCAAAACACTTGTGATAACATTATTGGAAGTGCAGGTTATGATATAGGCCACGTATTTAGTACCGGTGGCGGTGGTATTGCTCAATTAAACTCACCTTGTACTTCAGGAGGTAAAGCAAGAGGTGTAACTGGCTTGCCACAACCTATTGGAGACGGTTTTTATGTTGACTATGTATCTCACGAAATGGGACACCAATATGGTGGTAATCATACACAAAACAACAACTGCCAACGCTCACCTGCTTCAGTAGAGCCTGGTAGTGCTTCTACAATTATGGGATATGCAGGTATCTGCCCTCCAAACGTTCAAAACGTAAGTGATGATTATTTTCATGCTATCAGTATTCAAGAAATGTGGAATAACATAACAAATGGAAATAGTACTTGTGGAGCTGAATCAGCTACAGGTAACGATGCTCCAACTGCAGATGCGGGACCAAACTATACACTGCCAAAATCTACACCGTTTATTTTAAGAGGTGAAGGCTCAGATCCTAACTCTGGTGATGTATTATCATACAACTGGGAACAGTTTGATGCTCAAGTTGCCGCTATGCCACCACAAAGCACTTCAACCGGTGGTCCAGCTTTCCGTTCATTAGACCCGGTAGCGACACCTGATAGATATATGCCAGCTTTATCTACCGTATTAAATGGATCTACACAATCAACTTGGGAAGTTGTACCTTCTGTAGGACGTATTTTAAGATTTAGATTAACGGTACGTGACAACGTAGCGGGAGGATCTGCTAGTGCAAGTGACAACACATTACTTACAGTTGACGGAGACTCAGGACCTTTTGTAGTTACCTCTCAAAGCGAAACACCAGGTTGGAAACAAGGCACGCAACAAACTATCACTTGGGATGTGGCAGGAACTGATGCATCTCCTGTAGATAGCCCTAATGTTGATATTTTATTAAGTTTAGACGGTATTAACTATGATATAGTTTTAGCTGCTGCTACACCTAACGATGGTAGTCAAGTAATTACTGTACCAGATGTGGACAATACTTCTACTGCTAGAGTTATGGTAGCAGGAACAGACCACCTATTCTATGCTTTAAATGCAGAAGATATAACAATTGATGAAAACTTAAGCGTTGATGAAGTTGCTTTAGAGAACTTCAGCGTATGGCCTAACCCAACTACTGGTATTGTTAACTTAGAATTCATTACTAACGGTTCTAGTAAGGTTTCAGTTGCAATCTATGACATACGAGGAAGAAAAGTAGCTAGCCAAGAGTTTAACAACCAAGGCGGAACGTTTAAAGAGTCATTCAATTATAGTTCATTAAATTCAGGAATGTATTTTATGACTGTTGAAAATGGCGGAAGAAAAGTTACAACTAAACTATTGAAGAATTAA
- the lipB gene encoding lipoyl(octanoyl) transferase LipB, whose translation MVNTKIELQDLGKKEYQGTWDYQEVLFKKIIDAKVKNRRQQLDEMTPNYFLLVEHPHVYTLGKSGDLSNLLISEEKLTEIGATFHKINRGGDITYHGPGQIVGYPILDLENFFTDIHKYLRLLEEMVILTLAEYGLKAERSEGETGVWLDVGTPFARKICAMGVRASRWVTMHGFALNVNTDLGYFDHMIPCGIKGKAVTSLHVELGKAEISEAEVKSKLLKHFATLFNAQLIEKNTAIL comes from the coding sequence ATGGTAAATACTAAGATAGAATTACAAGATTTAGGTAAAAAAGAATATCAAGGTACTTGGGATTATCAAGAAGTGCTCTTTAAAAAAATTATTGATGCCAAAGTAAAAAACAGGCGTCAACAGCTTGACGAAATGACTCCTAATTACTTCTTATTAGTTGAACATCCACATGTGTATACATTAGGGAAAAGCGGTGACCTTTCAAATCTTTTAATTTCTGAAGAAAAACTAACTGAAATTGGTGCAACATTTCATAAAATTAACCGAGGCGGCGATATTACCTATCACGGCCCAGGACAGATTGTAGGATACCCTATTCTAGATCTTGAAAATTTCTTTACAGATATTCATAAGTACCTTAGGCTTCTAGAAGAAATGGTTATTCTTACCCTGGCAGAATATGGCCTTAAAGCAGAACGCTCTGAAGGTGAAACCGGTGTTTGGCTTGACGTAGGAACTCCTTTTGCACGTAAAATTTGTGCAATGGGTGTACGAGCAAGTAGATGGGTAACTATGCATGGTTTTGCCTTAAATGTCAATACAGATTTAGGGTATTTTGATCATATGATTCCCTGTGGAATTAAAGGAAAAGCTGTTACTTCATTACACGTAGAATTAGGAAAAGCAGAAATTTCAGAAGCGGAAGTAAAATCAAAACTTTTGAAGCATTTCGCAACCTTGTTTAATGCACAACTAATCGAAAAAAATACTGCAATTTTATAA
- a CDS encoding fibronectin type III domain-containing protein encodes MKKFVLKSLGLLSIVFFISCGGDDDTPVDTTDTQNPSQPTNLRATNKTQTSLQLSWDASTDNVGVKKYAVFQDGNIINDNITATTLTIESLTPETSYSFSVVAFDEADNQSESSDIFDTCTLAITLEFKTNLSEMGVFTQNLSELTPADGVQLYEINSTLFTDYAKKQRLVRLPNCEVLKYKGDDLLPVFPDNTLIAKTFYYNLNEQNPNSEKIIIETRILLKINGVWEVGNYIWNEAQTEATYSENGNVTPISYTNSDGQTLNIDYKVPSKQDCFTCHNNNNSTFPIGMKLRSMNFTPSYTNQNQLAYLESIGMMEGATSENISVLPDWTDASNDILDRGRAYIDINCAHCHQPGGAVTNFNLDFRLETPFEETGIYANRGEIEARIQSTAPVYMMPQLGRTIVHDEAVDMLIDYLEAIEN; translated from the coding sequence ATGAAAAAATTTGTCTTAAAGTCTTTAGGATTATTAAGTATCGTCTTCTTTATCTCTTGTGGCGGAGATGACGACACACCTGTTGATACCACAGATACACAAAATCCATCTCAACCTACCAATCTACGAGCTACCAATAAAACCCAAACTAGTCTACAATTAAGTTGGGACGCCTCTACAGATAACGTTGGTGTAAAAAAATATGCTGTTTTTCAAGATGGTAATATTATAAACGACAATATTACAGCTACAACTTTAACCATAGAAAGTTTAACACCCGAAACATCTTACAGTTTTTCTGTTGTAGCTTTTGACGAAGCCGATAATCAATCTGAAAGTAGCGATATTTTTGACACCTGTACGCTAGCGATTACCTTAGAGTTTAAAACCAACCTTTCTGAAATGGGAGTTTTTACCCAAAATCTCTCAGAATTAACACCCGCTGATGGCGTACAACTTTATGAAATTAATAGCACCCTATTTACAGATTATGCAAAAAAACAAAGACTTGTAAGATTGCCTAACTGTGAAGTTTTAAAATACAAAGGTGACGATCTATTGCCAGTATTCCCAGACAATACACTAATTGCCAAAACATTCTATTATAATTTGAATGAACAAAACCCAAATTCAGAAAAGATAATTATTGAAACTAGAATTCTTTTAAAAATAAATGGCGTTTGGGAAGTAGGAAATTATATATGGAACGAAGCTCAAACAGAAGCTACTTATTCTGAAAATGGCAATGTTACTCCTATAAGCTACACAAACAGTGATGGTCAAACATTAAATATAGATTATAAAGTACCATCAAAACAAGATTGTTTTACCTGCCACAACAATAATAATAGCACGTTCCCAATTGGTATGAAACTACGAAGTATGAATTTTACACCTTCATACACAAACCAAAATCAACTTGCTTATTTAGAAAGTATTGGTATGATGGAAGGAGCTACTTCAGAAAATATAAGTGTATTACCCGATTGGACAGATGCCAGCAATGATATTCTTGATCGCGGTAGAGCTTATATAGATATTAACTGTGCTCATTGCCATCAACCCGGTGGTGCAGTAACCAATTTTAATTTAGACTTCAGGCTTGAAACTCCTTTTGAAGAAACCGGTATTTATGCAAACAGAGGTGAAATTGAAGCTCGTATACAAAGTACAGCACCTGTTTACATGATGCCACAACTAGGACGAACAATTGTACACGACGAAGCTGTTGATATGCTCATTGACTATCTAGAAGCTATTGAAAATTAA
- a CDS encoding YqaE/Pmp3 family membrane protein — MSVWRVILSILFPPLAVIDKGCGSILIVLILTIMGWIPGVIAALIILNNPNRN; from the coding sequence ATGAGTGTTTGGAGAGTAATTCTATCCATTTTATTTCCGCCATTAGCGGTTATTGATAAGGGATGTGGTTCTATTTTGATTGTATTAATTCTTACAATTATGGGCTGGATTCCCGGTGTAATAGCTGCACTCATAATTTTAAATAACCCTAACAGAAACTAA
- a CDS encoding ribonuclease HII: MLKLKIHKNLLECGTDEAGRGCLAGPVTAAAVILPNNFTHPFLNDSKQLSEKKRTELKKIIETEAICYAYSHVMMHEIDEINILNASILAMHRSIEKLTQQPEFIAIDGNRFKPYGNTPFECVIKGDSKYLHIAAASILAKTERDAFMARIHQEHPQYNWKKNKGYPTKEHRHAIKELGTTAYHRKSFKLLPEQLKLNL, translated from the coding sequence ATGCTGAAACTTAAAATACATAAAAATTTACTAGAGTGCGGAACAGATGAAGCCGGAAGAGGCTGTCTTGCCGGTCCAGTAACAGCTGCAGCAGTAATATTACCAAACAACTTTACGCATCCTTTTTTAAACGACAGTAAACAACTTTCAGAAAAAAAAAGAACCGAACTTAAAAAAATTATTGAAACAGAAGCTATCTGTTATGCGTACTCGCATGTAATGATGCATGAAATTGACGAAATAAATATTTTAAACGCCTCTATTTTGGCTATGCATCGTTCTATTGAAAAACTCACCCAGCAACCAGAATTTATCGCCATTGATGGCAACCGCTTTAAACCTTACGGAAATACACCTTTTGAATGTGTAATCAAAGGAGACAGTAAATACCTGCATATTGCTGCAGCTTCTATCTTAGCAAAAACCGAACGAGATGCTTTTATGGCTCGTATTCATCAAGAACACCCACAATATAATTGGAAAAAAAACAAAGGATATCCCACCAAAGAACATCGTCATGCTATTAAAGAACTAGGTACAACAGCTTACCATCGCAAAAGTTTTAAACTTTTACCAGAACAACTAAAGCTTAATTTATAG